A region from the Triticum urartu cultivar G1812 chromosome 1, Tu2.1, whole genome shotgun sequence genome encodes:
- the LOC125523100 gene encoding myb-related protein 2-like isoform X2, with amino-acid sequence MYHQHQGPSELFTTRTTFPMERHLFLHGGSTQGDSGLVLSTDAKPRLKWTPELHQRFVDAVNQLGGAEKATPKTVMRLMGIPGLTLYHLKSHLQKYRLSKNLQAQVNVGTNKNTIGCAIAADGMPGTSVPAMINTNAIPQPEKTMQIGEALQMQIEVQRQLNEQLEVRYNGICNYG; translated from the exons ATGTATCACCAACATCAGGGCCCTAGTGAGCTCTTCACTACTAGGACGACCTTTCCCATGGAGAGGCATCTGTTTCTGCACGGAGGAAGTACACAAGGAGATTCTGGGCTAGTTCTCTCAACCGATGCAAAACCAAGGCTCAAATGGACACCCGAGTTACATCAGCGATTTGTAGACGCGGTCAATCAATTGGGTGGAGCAGAGA AAGCTACTCCAAAAACAGTCATGAGGCTTATGGGCATTCCAGGACTCACCTTGTATCATCTGAAAAGCCACCTCCAG AAATACAGGCTCAGTAAGAACCTCCAAGCTCAAGTTAACGTCGGGACAAACAAGAACA CCATAGGATGTGCAATTGCAGCTGATGGCATGCCCGGAACAAGTGTGCCAGCGATGATTAATACAAATGCCATTCCACAGCCAGAGAA AACTATGCAAATTGGTGAAGCCCTACAGATGCAAATCGAGGTGCAGAGACAATTAAACGAACAACTTGAGGTGAG GTACAACGGCATCTGCAACTACGGATAG
- the LOC125523123 gene encoding uncharacterized protein At5g19025-like, protein MADCRSLIEFLRAFEHRRRASPSPCARPRRAASSSSSPSSRGRLFTSLCDNPPPTAALDALALLAVLGALAFLAAPYARLLAREAADLVRQYPEEPYSYVAFAAGAGAAVAAVAGLLAWEAAGHHARKCGRPRCRGLRKAVEFDIQLETEECVRGSGRLLPPGGHAKTLLAAAGSAARLVELGEEHRELEAELRKMAPPNGRSVLIFRSPCGCAKGRMEVWGAKKVRRIKK, encoded by the coding sequence ATGGCCGACTGCCGCAGCCTCATCGAGTTCCTCCGCGCCTtcgagcaccgccgccgcgcctcgcCCTCGCCGTGCGCCCGCCCCCGCCgcgcggcctcctcctcctcgtcgccgtcgtcgcGGGGAAGGCTCTTCACCTCGCTCTGCGACAACCCGCCCCCGACCGCCGCGCTCGACGCGCTCGCCCTGCTCGCCGTGCTCGGCGCGCTGGCCTTCCTGGCCGCGCCCTACGCCAGGCTGCTGGCGCGCGAGGCCGCCGACCTGGTGCGGCAGTACCCGGAGGAGCCCTACTCGTACGTCGCCTTCGCGGCGGGCGCCGGCGCGGCCGTGGCGGCCGTGGCGGGCCTGCTCGCGTGGGAGGCGGCCGGCCACCACGCGCGCAAGTGCGGCCGGCCCCGCTGCCGCGGCCTGCGCAAGGCCGTCGAGTTCGACATCCAGCTCGAGACGGAGGAGTGCGTGCGCGGGAGCGGCCGGCTGCTGCCGCCCGGCGGCCACGCCAAGACGCTCCTCGCGGCCGCCGGCTCCGCCGCGCGCCTCGTCGAGCTCGGCGAGGAGCACCGGGAGCTCGAGGCGGAGCTCCGGAAGATGGCGCCCCCCAACGGCCGCTCCGTGCTCATCTTCCGCTCCCCCTGCGGCTGCGCCAAGGGCAGGATGGAGGTCTGGGGCGCCAAGAAGGTGCGCCGGATCAagaagtag
- the LOC125523100 gene encoding myb-related protein 1-like isoform X1 has product MYHQHQGPSELFTTRTTFPMERHLFLHGGSTQGDSGLVLSTDAKPRLKWTPELHQRFVDAVNQLGGAEKATPKTVMRLMGIPGLTLYHLKSHLQKYRLSKNLQAQVNVGTNKNTIGCAIAADGMPGTSVPAMINTNAIPQPEKTMQIGEALQMQIEVQRQLNEQLEVQRHLQLRIEAQGKYLQAVLEQAQESLGKQNSGPANLEDAKMKISELVSQVSNECFGSGVTEIKESSSMHRLEPRQIQFMESSTNNCLTAAGGFINEHRLHSQGMLKAYDDSSIFCRKHSPDHEYQFSLNRSLSERKMGHLQNVNEYHKAEFGSESDMEIQQEYTTPQKNGRGSTASSASGSKERDADRLYLEEANCKRQAVEHSGFEHPSSGKKLDLNTQNTDDGDQGYRHFDLNGFSWS; this is encoded by the exons ATGTATCACCAACATCAGGGCCCTAGTGAGCTCTTCACTACTAGGACGACCTTTCCCATGGAGAGGCATCTGTTTCTGCACGGAGGAAGTACACAAGGAGATTCTGGGCTAGTTCTCTCAACCGATGCAAAACCAAGGCTCAAATGGACACCCGAGTTACATCAGCGATTTGTAGACGCGGTCAATCAATTGGGTGGAGCAGAGA AAGCTACTCCAAAAACAGTCATGAGGCTTATGGGCATTCCAGGACTCACCTTGTATCATCTGAAAAGCCACCTCCAG AAATACAGGCTCAGTAAGAACCTCCAAGCTCAAGTTAACGTCGGGACAAACAAGAACA CCATAGGATGTGCAATTGCAGCTGATGGCATGCCCGGAACAAGTGTGCCAGCGATGATTAATACAAATGCCATTCCACAGCCAGAGAA AACTATGCAAATTGGTGAAGCCCTACAGATGCAAATCGAGGTGCAGAGACAATTAAACGAACAACTTGAG GTACAACGGCATCTGCAACTACGGATAGAAGCCCAAGGGAAGTATCTGCAGGCAGTTCTAGAGCAGGCACAAGAGAGCCTTGGAAAACAGAATTCGGGTCCTGCAAACCTGGAAGATGCAAAGATGAAAATATCAGAACTAGTCTCACAAGTATCAAATGAATGTTTCGGCAGTGGAGTTACAGAGATAAAAGAAAGTTCAAGTATGCACAGACTAGAGCCGAGGCAAATCCAGTTCATGGAAAGTTCAACCAATAACTGTTTGACTGCAGCCGGAGGATTCATCAATGAGCATAGACTACACAGCCAAGGAATGCTCAAAGCATATGATGATAGTTCAATATTTTGCAGAAAGCACTCTCCTGACCATGAGTATCAGTTTTCCCTTAATAGAAGCCTAAGCGAGCGTAAGATGGGTCATTTGCAAAATGTGAATGAGTACCACAAAGCAGAGTTTGGAAGTGAAAGTGACATGGAGATTCAACAGGAATATACTACACCTCAAAAGAATGGCAGAGGCAGCACCGCCAGTTCGGCCTCAGGAAGCAAAGAAAGAGATGCAGACAGACTATATCTTGAAGAAGCAAACTGCAAGAGACAAGCGGTTGAACATTCCGGTTTTGAGCATCCAAGTTCTGGGAAGAAACTTGATCTGAACACTCAAAACACTGATGATGGTGATCAAGGGTATAGGCATTTTGATTTAAATGGCTTCAGCTGGAGCTGA